aaaacaaaccaagtggtggcaaaggatgatccatatatgccaaaattgaataaaactcaaatttattttatttgaagtgattttgcacttgttctagttgctttatgttgtgttggcataaatcaccaaaaagggggagattgaaagggaaatgtgcccttgggccatttctaagtattttggtgattgagtgccaacacaagtacttaaatgtgaatctatgcccatggatgaacaaagtgcaaatcaagagctaaggtatgtttctaagtctcagtacattggttttatgtactaatatacttgtctaagtatcagaaacaggaagaagaagaaaagaggagagttggctgtgtacagccaagaggctgtttcggtctggggcaccggactgtccggtggtgcaccagacagtgtccggtgcgccaggctgcctcggccgaagaggccgctctcgggaatttgctgacggcgtacgactataattcaccggactgtccggtgtgcaccggactgtccggtgagccaacggtcggtcgggccaacggtcggccgcgcgatctgcgcgggacacgtggcctagccaacggtcggaagggggcaccggactgtccggtgtgcaccggacatgtccggtgcgccaacggctcccgcatctgcaacggtcgactgcgctgtttaaggaaggaaatcgggcaccggacagtgtccggtgtgcaccggactgtccggtgcgcccgacgacagaaggcaaagatggccttccagatttgttctcaacggctcctagctgccttggggctataaaagggacccctaggcgcatggagggggacaccaagcattcctacaacctttctaagcaccaagacattgatctcgcgcattcgattcattgtgatagcatatagagctcttgtggagttgtgaactcttggagttgtgttgcgagctcttgttgctgcttgtgtgcgtgttgctctgatcttttgaagtcttgtgtgcgttgctcattccccccttgctctgtatttatttgtgaacttcaattgtaagggcgagaggctccaagttgtggagattcctcgcaaacgggattgagaaaaagcaagcaaaacaccgtggtattcaagtgggtctttggaccgcttgagaggggttgattgcaagcctcgtccgttgggacgccacaacgtggagtaggcaagcgttggtcttgaccgaaccacggtataaaccactgtgtcctctctgtgtttgatctcttgtggtattgtgttttgttgagactcctctctagccacttggcaataactgtgctaacacttaacaagtttttgtggctataagtttaagttttacaggatcacctattcaccccccccccctctaggtgctctcaaggggAATAGCTATAGGAGTAGGTCATTAAAAGATTTAGGCTTCTTGTCTTTCTTCaacttgctaatggcttcaaccgAGTTGTGTGACCCCCTTCTTCCATCCTGTCGGACTGCCTTGACCCTTCTTCTAGTTGCTACCCTTGTTATCTCAATGGTTTTCGATTGCTATACTTATCATGTATCCTCTCTTCTGCGTCTACATATCTATCTTAGAACTCAACAATATTTCTTGGTTGGTTTCTGATGAAGTCCTGATAGAGATACTTGTCTCTAAATACATGGCTAAAGTAATTGATGGTGTCTCTATCTGATGCATCTAGCAGTGTGCACCATATGTTAGCAAAGTGACGCATATGCTTTCACCATCTTTGTCCTTGTTGTTGTAGAGGTCATGATGGTTGATTGGATGAGCCTATACACCTCATAACTTCTCCATTGTTTTTTGGGAAAGCACAGACAATTATGAATGTTGTATGTTCTATGTTACTCGAACCAAGTCAGCGAAGTAGCTTTGAGTACCAGTGGGAAGTAGAGTCTTTACATCATCATCTCCTCCAGCGAGATTGATGGTAGATGAGTAATATCAAATCCACTAGTTTGGGCAATTCTTGTTGTCATACTCGTCAATGTTAATAGGCTTAACTTTCTTAGGTACTTGATCAAGTTCATTCCTCTATAAAATCAAGGAAAGTCGTTCACTAGTACCCCATCGACGCTGCACCCAATCGTGTTGGAAGACTCTGCATGATCACAGTCCTCTTGTATGGACTTTAGTTGCTCATGTAGATCATGGGCATGTAACAATCCATGTATCCCACTCTAATGCTAGATAGGCTCGCGGTGGCCTAGACCTCCCCTATTTTAGAGTTGACTACCTTAAGGGTGGACTAACCTTTCCGAATTATGGCCATTATTCATTAGCATGTTTTAGTTCAGTTGTGTGCCCTTATTCAtttcaagtgaatattatgcATGCTTAAGGTTGTTGAGCTCTATGAAGCATCAAAGTTGTCGATTTCATAATAACTTTGAGTCTCTTGTACATAGGAGGTAGATTGGGCTCCAGATGTACCACATCTGCAATGAACATGACATCAGTTTCAAACCTGTTGTAGGTTCCATGTCATACGACTTCTTGGAAGTTGGAGTCAGGAATGCACACTGTGGAGCCACGCAGGCAGTTGTCGAGTTGTCATCTAGCTTCTTCATGGCATTGTTCTTAAACTAAGCACTAGCTAAGTGTGTCACGGTGAAGTCAAACATAGAGACGTCGTTGGTTGCATTACTTATTCTTCTGAATAGCTCTCTTAGGCTCTTTCTCTCCAACTACACTTTGCTAATCATTAGATATATCGATCTATTCTTCATTGTCCTTTGGGTTGTTCTCTTTTTTAATTGAAGATCTTTAGGCTACGATCATAGTTGCATGTGTTGTTGGGAGTGTAGTGCTCAGTGATCGAAATGGTTAGAATGGTGACTCTGACTCGGTATGATAATTGATCCATGAAGGAGACTATGCGGGAGGAAGCAGGGTTGCTCTTGAGTAGTAGGATTTTTGCCAAGTGTATAATGCTTCCATCTGATGGGGCGGTAAGGACCATAGTACCAGACCTTGTTGGGCATCTATTAGTGGGAGTTTTGCTCGTATCCCTCCTCTGGCGTGAGAGTGGATGTGACAAGACTTGTGATCGCTTGTTGGTAGATCGAAGTGGTATTATTGATTTTGAGAGTGAATCCGACTAGGCTTAGACCGCAATTATCCAATGGCCTAAAACCCCACTCAAAAGAATTGGTTGTGTTCAAGTTGGACTCATACTTGTAGTTAGACCGAGCTTGGACGATAGTTATTTGATGTCACAATGACTAGCTTGGAAAACTTTGCCGTGTCTACGCTGGACTTGTAAAAGAAATTTCATCGAAATTCCGTTAAGTCCTTTTACCATGTCTCAACAATTTGTCAATGAAGTTTGGGTCATCATAGTCTCTATGAGGTGCCCATCAAGCATGTTAGAGTTTTTTGTCATACACATCTAGGAGCCAAAAATGAAGGTTGATCCTACCAAAAATATGATGATATCCATCAAGCTTTTAGTTGTCCTTTTCCTGAAGCCATGCCTGACATGCTAGATGTCCATGTTTGATGATCAATAATCCTGCTATGGGATTTACCTAGAATTTGAATTGATGTGATTCAACGTATACCAAACTTGATGATGAACATTATGGAAATGATTTTATACTGGTTCAGACTGTTGAATAGTGTAATAGCCTATATCAAGTTAGACATGTTGACTTGTGTTTGATTGTTGGTTATGTTTTGTTTTCGTTGTTACAAAGAGAGTAACACACTTCTCGTTATATAGTCTAGCTAGAGAACATATGTACAAGTCGAGTAATAGTCGGCTAAAACATAATAGTTTATATTCTATGAAAGATAAAATATTTTCCTTTAATCTGTCTAAGTTGGTAGTCTTCTATCTTAGTTCGGTGTCTTTTTAGGTCCATGGAGAAGCTACATGCCCCATGTAAGGGTATGCTCAGGAAGAACACCCATGGGTCTGGACCCCCACCAGTAAGACCTGGACCCACGCAAACGCCACCTGGCCCACCCAGGATTAGTCCTTGATGGACACATGTAATGGTCGGGCCTCCTTGCCTGCCTCTGGACCCCGGTCGGTGCGAGCCAAGGGCTTCAGTTGGTTCGCATATCCTTGGCACAAGCCCTCCTCATAGATAGGGGTACGGTGCTGCCATGTGGCTTTAAGGCATCCGACTCAAGCCTTAGGGAAGAAGCAAGCCTCCCATCTGCAGGCCCGCTGCCTATATTTAATAAGGATAGGCCATGGCACACTATGCCACATGTAGAGTAGATGTCTAACAGGTTGACAAGACCGCTCCACGCGCTACCGAGGCACACAACGTCACAACCACACTAGGTGCATTTAATGCACACTCATGATAAACGCGAGCTCCCAAGGCGGTCATCTCATACAAGTAGGCAACTGCATCATGAAGCGTCACTCATACGACGATACACCCGCTATAGTATGGGCTAGAGTTGACAACACAGAGATATCACATTAATTCCCGCGCATGTCAGCCTGCTTAGCCCAACGACATCAACATACTAGGAACATCCCGCTATGGCCCAGGTCGGCAAACGGGATAAACAACAGATCTGGTCGGAAGATACGCACGATGGTTGAGGAGAAGGAGATCTTAGCCCGTTATTGCACTTATAGCTCCATGTTGTACATAATAAATACTGAAACATTGGGCCCACCTGTCGGAGTCCAGATCCATCCCCTATAATGTGCCATCCTTGGACTGTAAAAGGGATGACACATACGATACAAGTGGACATTCACACTCCAGCTCCCTCGGAGACATCTACATCTAGACCTGGGCTTTCTCGAGCTCTCGACAATACAACccacaatggagtagggtattacgcttcggcggcctgaaccactccaaATCCTTATGTGTTTTTGTGTTCATCCATCTCATAAGGATAACCTTAGGCAGTCCCCTATTTCTAGGATTAGACGGGTGCATTCTGCCACCCGGCTGGAGTTTACCCTCCGACAATCATATCATTCCCTCATAACCTATTGTTTAACCTCTCCATTTTATATTAGAAGTCCTTTTAGCTTTATATATATGCCTCTCTTTCTAAATGTATAGTGAGAAAATTTAAAATTATGTATTAAGAAAAGGGTAGAACTGAATTATATATACCACTATATAACCTATtagtttaaactttgcaaaactCGCCCAATCAAATCACCTCCACACACCTAAACTCCACTAAACTCACCAAAAAATTGCACCCAGATTTAACACTATCAAAACCAACAGTTTATATCACTAGATAATCCTCTCTTCTTTACGCACTCAAATCCAATGAATAAATTATTTATACCATTTCTCGTCTGTTTCCTCTCACTCCCATGAGTTTTCGACCCCTCCCCTCACTCGTGCtgagggatgaaagtggtaatccgaactgttatgacaaatttaatattttaaaatagatatgtataaaatttgatgttgataTTTTTATGTTTTCAAGCACATTATTAAAAATAAGAATAAAATATaacataaattgttttatgtattattttcCCTCTACAAAAAAAAAGTTGAAAAATTTACCGAATTCATTTTCAAATTCATACCAAATTTTATATCTACCATTTGAGAAAATATAGAATGAATTTGAGGTTTGCTttttatgaatctttacaagctcaatgttaaaaataagaatataaatttGTATAGTAGATTCTATGTCCTATTTATTCGTAATCAAAGAAAAATGTGCCGTCGACCTTCTCATCTCTTCTGGGGTCATAGCGTTCCTAGAGTCTAGATGTTAGTCATATATAAGGAAGGGACTTTTTTCGAAATTAATTAAGCACCCATGTGTCTCTTGGATTTCTGTCGCTCTGTGTAGTCACTCCACTTGTCTTCCTTTTATCCCACTCATCAGGCGCAGTCTGAATCCAATCCAGTCCGGGCCGATCGCCATGGCAACCGCCACCGCTCCTGCATATATACCTACCACTGCACATGCTGCCAGGCCCAGCTTCACAAGCTAGGTGTGTCAGCCCAAAACCACCAACCAGCCCGAGCTTTTCTTTGCTGCCTGCCGCGGCGCGTCGCGACCCGGGCCGACAAGATAGGGTCGGAAAGCCCCGCCGCCGACGGCGTCGGCGACGCCGCGCGCAAGCGGCCCAGCGGCGATGTTGGCCCCACCCCGGGGCCAGCCGACAAGCGCCGCCGCCCGGAGCACCCTTCTTCCTCCTCCGCGGGCTCCCgcgaccgccaccaccaccaccacggcCGCCGCCCGCCGTCCTCggccgacgagaaggtgcgcgccTCTCACATCCTGATCAAGCACGAGGGCTCCCGCCGCAAGGCCTCGTGGCGGGATCCCGAAGGCGTCGCCATCTCCGCcacgacacgcgacgacgcggCCGACCTCGCGCGCGCGCTCCGCGACCAGATCGTCTCCGGTGACCGCGAGTTCGAGGACGTCGCTGCCGAGAACTCCGACTGCAGCTCGGCCAAGCGCGGCGGTGACCTCGGTCAGTGCTCCGTGCTAAATCCTACTGTTCAAATCCTGCTGGCCAACTATATACCCTCTCTGTAGGGTTTGCTTTTTGGTGAGCGGTTGAATGGTTGCGTGGATGGGATAGGAGCTCTTGTTTTGGATCCTGCTTAGACTTACAAATACTAACTTCTATAGTACATGCAGGACAAGGAAATATCTGTCTCTGGTGGATTATCTTCCAGTCTGATCTAGAATTCTAGATGCAGTAGGTGTGGCTGCCTTGTATGTTAGGATTGCTATTTTGATATATAATacatccgttctcgaatatttgtcgcccaCCGGTTCTTTTTTGAAGTAaaccgcgacaaataaaaagaacggAGTTCGGTATCTAATTGTGCACAGTAATGGCAAGTTAGTGTTGTAGTTACACTGTAATCCAGAATTTCGGACGAGAAACATCCTACTTCTTATTCAAACAGTCGCAGTTGATGTAGTGCCATCATTTGTGCCAAGTAAGACAAAATTGCTGTACCGTGCATGGATTTTATTTTTGGAAGTCCTGTGGTTCCTGTCCTGCTTTATCACGGGGAATACTGAAAAGCTTGTCTAAAAACTAAAACTTTCTGTATTTTTTATGTTTGGAGAGAACTTCTTTTTTGACAAGTACTATTGTACTATTTGCTAGGAGCCATGGTGATGAAGCATGCTTGCCAATTTGGAACCCCGTTACAGCATTAGTTGCCTCATCTTTGCTCCATTGTAGGAGCAAAGAATAATGGctcgtttgaatgcactagagctaatagttagttagctaaagTTGCTAGTAGAATTAGCTGGCTAAGAACATCTCCAATGAGAGCCCTAAAGAGGTTCTTATTTCGAAATATAGGGCCCTAACACTAGAAACATGCTCCAACAGGGGTCCTATTTTACAAAAATTCATCAAACGATTATATAGCTTGGTTTTTCGGGTCCTAAATATAGTACCCCATATACCGGAGCTCTGTTCTCATTTTGTATACTATTTGTAACCTTTTTATTTCCTAATAACATGATTTATTTGCTAATAATATGTTATAGGGCTCAATTGTTGGAGTCACTAACATTTTTGTGACCTTAAACACTTTAAATCAGGTCCTATTTTAATTTTGAGAACTCAAATATAGGACTTATTGTTGGAGATATATGGTTTGggactatagatggccaaaaagcacgaggcccgtgagcccggcaTGAAGCCCGCTTTTTTGGCCCGGTCCGAACCCGACACGGTAGAATAAGCGGgcgggcttggacaggaaactaggcacggcgggctagcccggcacggcccgtttacctctaagcccgttaagcccggtttttttacactaaaacgtgcttaccggcccgtttagcccgttttttggcccgttttttcgtgctaaacgggccggcccggcccgtttaggcccgctgcgggccgggcttggacagaaGATTAAGCCCGGTGTCACagcaggcccggcccggtttttggccgggcttcaccgggcccgggccgggccgggccgggcgggcggcccgtttggccatctctatttGGGACCATAGAACGCCCTCCAACAGTGTCCCTATTTCATTAAAATTCATCAAACGATTATAGGGCCTGGTCTCTCGGGTCCTAAATATAGTGCCCCGTATATTCGAGTCCTATCCTCGTTTCCTCTTAATCTACAACTATTTATTTCCTAAATAATATTATTTGAGGCCTAATTGTTGGAGTAATTTTTTGAGGCCCTAAACACTTTAAATATGGttctatttcaatttttgggctctATTTTAGAGctcattgttggagatgctctaacaaatagctagctaactattagctaatttgctaaaagtagataatagctgaactattagctagactgATTGGTTGTTTTCAACTAATTTTAGAAGAtaactattatctctagtgcatGCAAACAGGGCCTAAGCCACAGAGATTTGATGTCTGAATGAACTAGATGTCCATCACCTTTAGGCTCTGTTCTTGGTATGCTGCAATGTGCCTGTATGCGGCTCCGCAATAGGTGTACTGCAGATAGCTGTTGTCTAAGAGAACAAAAGAATCACTCAGGTGTGTCGCTGCTGTGCTGGAAAATTGGAACATCTTTTTTGGACATAAAAAATATCATGTGTTGTATATGCCTTGTCATTGGACATGGGATTTGACATGGATATGTTGGTCTGGATAACTGCAGGTGCTTAGTGAATGGTGTTTGTGAGAGTGGAATGTGGCCTCTGGTGTTCTGCTGGAGCCGGAGGCCTCAGCAGATTGCAATTCTCTATTTCTCTTGTGTGGAGCTGAGCTGGGTTGTGTCATTGTGTGTGTTTGCTGGTTTTACAGTTTTTTAGTTTTGGTGCTGTGTCGGGTTTTTGGATTGGTCCCTCGGCTCTCCCTTTGTAACATTctggtggtggtgggggtgggggtcaGGATTGGTCTTTTGACCTATCCTTTGTAGCCCCTTTTTTCTTTTTAATGAAATGACACAGTTCTCTTGCGTCCTTGGAGGAAAAAAAAGGATAGCCCGGAGAAGGCTGGCTGGATAGGGTTCTGAATGCTGCAGCATGCAGAGGAGTAAAAGGAAGGAGATGAAAACACGATTTAGTTTACTAGCATTTTTTGCCATTGTT
This portion of the Zea mays cultivar B73 chromosome 2, Zm-B73-REFERENCE-NAM-5.0, whole genome shotgun sequence genome encodes:
- the LOC103648341 gene encoding peptidyl-prolyl cis-trans isomerase NIMA-interacting 1 — encoded protein: MAQSLHLSSFYPTHQAQSESNPVRADRHGNRHRSCIYTYHCTCCQAQLHKLGVSAQNHQPARAFLCCLPRRVATRADKIGSESPAADGVGDAARKRPSGDVGPTPGPADKRRRPEHPSSSSAGSRDRHHHHHGRRPPSSADEKVRASHILIKHEGSRRKASWRDPEGVAISATTRDDAADLARALRDQIVSGDREFEDVAAENSDCSSAKRGGDLGSFGRGKMQKPFEKAAFALKVGEISDVVDTESGVHIIKRTG